The following coding sequences are from one Lolium rigidum isolate FL_2022 chromosome 6, APGP_CSIRO_Lrig_0.1, whole genome shotgun sequence window:
- the LOC124660592 gene encoding glycylpeptide N-tetradecanoyltransferase 1-like, with product MAAPNNNDAASASASTSDDALAPPEDTSIEALARRVQEHMTLANNPSARRHKFWETQPVGQFRDLADGSLPDGAIEPPAPLSEVRADPYPLPAAFEWFTCDLDDDALLADLYALLAHNYVEDDENMFRFNYSPAFLRWALRPPSFFRAWHIGVRAKESKKLVAFISGVPARIRARDDVVRMAEINFLCVHKKLRSKRLAPVLIREVTRRVHQENIWQAAYTAGVVLPTPITTCRYWHRSLNPKKLIDVGFSRLGPRMTMSRTVRLYKLPDAPLTPGFRQMELRDVAAVTRLLRSYLARYVVAPDFDELDVEHWLLPQEDVVDSYLVESPETHEVTDFCSFYTLPSSVLNNATYSTLKAAYSYYNVAVKTPLQQLMNDALIVAKQKNYDVFNALDVMENEGFLKELKFGPGDGQLHYYLYNYRIRNGIKPSELGLVLL from the coding sequence ATGGCCGCCCCCAACAACAACGACGCCGCCAGCGCCAGCGCCTCCACCAGCGACGACGCCCTGGCGCCGCCGGAGGACACCTCCATCGAGGCGCTGGCGCGGCGCGTGCAGGAGCACATGACCCTGGCCAACAACCCCAGCGCCCGCCGCCACAAGTTCTGGGAGACGCAGCCCGTCGGCCAGTTCCGCGACCTCGCCGACGGCTCCCTCCCCGACGGCGCCATCGAGCCGCCCGCCCCGCTCTCCGAGGTCCGCGCCGACCCCTACCCGCTCCCCGCCGCCTTCGAGTGGTTCACCTGCGACCTCGACGACGACGCGCTCCTCGCCGACCTCTACGCCCTCCTCGCCCacaactacgtcgaggacgacgagAACATGTTCCGCTTCAACTACTCCCCGGCCTTCCTCCGCTGGGCGCTCCGCCCGCCCTCCTTCTTCCGCGCCTGGCACATCGGGGTCCGCGCCAAGGAGTCCAAGAAGCTCGTCGCCTTCATATCCGGCGTCCCCGCGCGCATCCGCGCGCGCGACGACGTCGTGCGCATGGCCGAGATCAACTTCCTCTGCGTCCACAAGAAGCTCCGATCCAAGCGCCTCGCCCCCGTGCTCATCCGCGAGGTCACCCGCCGCGTCCACCAGGAGAACATCTGGCAGGCCGCCTACACCGCGGGGGTCGTCCTCCCGACCCCCATCACCACCTGCCGCTACTGGCATCGCTCCCTCAACCCCAAGAAGCTCATCGATGTCGGCTTCTCCCGTCTCGGCCCCCGCATGACCATGAGCCGCACGGTCCGTCTCTACAAGCTGCCCGATGCGCCGCTTACCCCGGGGTTCCGCCAGATGGAGCTGCGGGATGTCGCGGCTGTCACACGGTTGCTCAGGTCATACCTTGCAAGGTACGTCGTGGCGCCGGATTTCGATGAGCTTGATGTTGAGCACTGGCTGCTGCCCCAGGAGGATGTGGTGGACAGCTACCTTGTGGAGAGCCCCGAGACGCATGAGGTCACGGATTTCTGCAGCTTCTACACATTGCCCTCATCAGTCCTCAACAATGCCACCTATTCAACGCTCAAGGCTGCGTACTCCTACTACAATGTCGCCGTCAAGACCCCGCTGCAGCAGCTGATGAATGATGCGCTGATTGTGGCCAAGCAGAAGAACTACGATGTGTTCAACGCCCTCGATGTCATGGAGAACGAGGGGTTCCTCAAGGAGCTCAAGTTTGGGCCTGGAGATGGGCAGCTCCACTATTATCTCTACAACTACCGTATTCGCAATGGGATCAAGCCATCTGAGCT